A single region of the Carassius gibelio isolate Cgi1373 ecotype wild population from Czech Republic chromosome A14, carGib1.2-hapl.c, whole genome shotgun sequence genome encodes:
- the LOC128027008 gene encoding uncharacterized protein LOC128027008 has product MSQSSSSSDENGNTTKDARSHSAGPTTIPPTPDVAPEPQASSRGRTPARTALRSPRRRGQSSPPPARLPPSSPASSYRSAVPTIPPIGKWTVAGLREALGNSDIQASRKMNKAELYDLYVSLQSTPKTTHRQSKARRAQNSPAQLPPSCSRTGSGSLRPSSRRNRSSASLGRAPDSAMAGPHPPPDEAQPSTTVSAATVPHAARPSGPPTATQFHNPAIHNPFSFQWPTAPVGDTSARPSLLPAQTQGYQQFYPPGYNPAHFQWPAAPVAQTSAGPPPLAVQAHASNYYAPCSSYPPTNFPFQTTAGHLSVRPPPTFAAPDHTLPSSLIQNKSPYSLFTATPMPVPSNAVVMEPPPVSQSIRAQILSEIQDAGSRGGSIPNSSTSLFRTNIPVTHPLKPLLDASLDTILKAVSPRTLQSYITAWRCFKTFHVSYNMPFPDFSLLSVTSFITYLNSIKGLQVGSIKGYLSGIQFFHKLMYGAPSPEINNSQTSLLIKGIQRSQPSRTDARQPITLDILTKCIRALRTGYQPISTARTLDAMFVLAFFGFLRCSELAITSNFDPKIHPTISDLSVIDGESISYLIKQSKTDQTKKGHFIYIFNLPSPIQPYQSVLAYSQWRSSQAKSPLEPLFIDESKKPVTRFWFQKHLKAVLQQSGIPVKNFSSHSFRIGAATSAAQKGLSQQQIQALGRWSSDAFHSYIRTNRFHIKKAHQTLIE; this is encoded by the exons ATGTCACAATCGAGCTCTTCATCTGATGAGAACGGAAACACCACCAAGGATGCACGTTCACATTCCGCCGGTCCAACGACCATCCCTCCAACGCCGGACGTCGCACCTGAGCCCCAGGCTTCTTCACGCGGCCGCACACCGGCCCGAACAGCCCTACGCTCACCAAGACGTCGAGGCCAGTCTTCACCGCCCCCGGCAAGGCTTCCACCTTCTTCCCCGGCCTCCTCCTACCGCTCGGCCGTCCCGACGATCCCACCTATCGGGAAGTGGACCGTAGCTGGATTGAGGGAAGCGCTCGGCAACTCAGACATACAGGCTTCGCGAAAAATGAACAAAGCGGAGCTGTATGATCTGTACGTTTCCCTACAGTCGACTCCAAAAACGACCCACAGGCAGAGCAAAGCCCGCAGGGCCCAAAATTCGCCTGCCCAGCTACCACCGTCGTGTTCCCGCACAGGATCCGGCTCGCTTCGCCCATCGAGCCGCAGAAACCGGTCTTCAGCGAGCCTAGGCCGCGCCCCAGATTCCGCCATGGCAGGTCCACACCCACCTCCCGATGAGGCCCAGCCCTCCACCACGGTTTCTGCTGCCACAGTGCCGCATGCAGCCAGGCCCAGCGGCCCCCCCACAGCCACTCAGTTTCATAATCCTGCTATACATAACCCTTTTTCTTTTCAGTGGCCTACAGCCCCCGTTGGAGACACTAGCGCGAGGCCATCGCTGCTACCAGCACAGACCCAAGGATACCAACAATTCTACCCACCAGGTTATAACCCCGCCCACTTCCAGTGGCCTGCGGCTCCAGTAGCTCAAACAAGCGCAGGCCCGCCTCCGCTTGCAGTTCAAGCCCACGCTTCAAATTATTATGCTCCCTGTTCGTCATACCCTCCAACTAACTTTCCTTTTCAAACCACAGCAGGTCATCTAAGCGTGAGGCCGCCGCCGACATTCGCAGCCCCGGATCATACCCTTCCTAGCTCTCTCATACAAAATAAATCACCTTATTCTCTCTTCACAGCGACTCCGATGCCCGTGCCATCCAACGCAGTCGTCATGGAACCACCACCGGTATCCCAAAGCATCCGAGCACAGATCTTATCAG aaattcaggacgctGGCTCCAGAGGCGGATCAATTCCCAACTCCAGTACCTCGCTATTCAGAACTAATATTCCCGTAACCCACCCGTTAAAACCCCTGCTTGACGCATCGCTCGACACTATCCTCAAAGCAGTTTCTCCCAGAACCCTCCAATCCTACATAACGGCTTGGAGATGTTTCAAAACATTCCACGTCTCTTATAACATGCCTTTCCCTGATTTCTCTCTTCTTTCAGTCACCTCTTTTATTACCTACCTTAATAGCATTAAGGGCCTCCAAGTCGGGTCCATCAAAGGATACTTGAGCGGCATCCAGTTTTTCCATAAATTGATGTACGGCGCTCCTTCCCCCGAGATAAACAACTCACAAACCTCCCTCCTGATCAAAGGGATTCAAAGATCCCAGCCCAGCCGTACCGACGCTAGACAACCTATAACGTTAGACATTCTCACCAAATGCATTCGCGCCCTCCGCACAGGCTACCAGCCCATCAGTACCGCTCGCACACTTGACGCTATGTTTGTCCTAGCCTTTTTTGGTTTTCTCAGATGTTCGGAACTCGCCATCACGTCCAACTTCGACCCAAAAATCCACCCCACCATCTCAGACTTATCAGTAATAGATGGGGAATCAATTTCATATTTGATTAAACAAAGTAAGACCGACCAAACCAAAAAAGgccatttcatatacatttttaatctccCATCGCCAATCCAACCATACCAGTCAGTTCTGGCATATTCGcaatggagaagctctcaggccaAATCTCCTCTGGAACCCCTATTCATAGACGAATCCAAAAAACCTGTGACTCGTTTTTGGTTCCAGAAACACCTCAAAGCCGTTCTCCAACAGTCAGGCATTCCAGTAAAGAATTTTTCAAGTCACTCATTCCGTATTGGGGCAGCAACTTCAGCAGCCCAAAAAGGCCTCTCCCAACAGCAGATACAAGCCCTTGGGAGATGGTCCTCAGATGCTTTCCATAGCTATATCAGGACCAACCGATTCCACATTAAAAAAGCTCACCAAACCCTCattgaatga